In Leifsonia sp. ZF2019, a genomic segment contains:
- a CDS encoding alpha/beta hydrolase fold domain-containing protein: protein MTMPTKFDVAIVRWAGRIEELAADLPDLSSTDFSARRVAEKTLSDEVAREFTTPAAPEVTVSAVEIPIAKAAPIRARLYRPEHLLGSAPTQLFLHGGGFVSGTVDELINDRLLTFRARAADIQILSIEYRLAPEHPYPAAVDDVLAVLAALRDNPGFLSVDATRVGVGGASAGASIAASVALRVRADGGFALLHQALEVPALALRPMGESAALYARGYGLDGYEQLGALYLPDPSPPDAYAEPALLTDPMDLRGLPETWIQVAEHDPLRDAALTFAEALRRANVPVTVEVGEGHVHGSPGLTAVFEPARRWQRHLAATLRRAYHPAT from the coding sequence ATGACGATGCCCACAAAGTTCGACGTGGCGATCGTACGGTGGGCCGGACGCATCGAAGAGCTCGCCGCCGACCTGCCGGACCTGTCCAGCACGGACTTCTCTGCTCGCCGTGTGGCGGAGAAGACTCTTTCCGATGAAGTGGCCCGAGAGTTCACCACTCCGGCAGCGCCCGAGGTGACCGTGTCGGCCGTCGAGATTCCCATCGCGAAAGCTGCCCCGATTCGGGCCCGACTCTATCGACCCGAGCACCTGCTCGGCAGCGCACCGACGCAGCTGTTCCTTCACGGTGGAGGCTTCGTATCCGGCACCGTCGATGAGCTGATCAATGACCGACTCCTCACGTTCCGTGCCCGAGCCGCCGATATCCAGATCCTCTCCATCGAGTACCGCCTTGCTCCCGAGCATCCGTACCCGGCGGCGGTCGACGACGTCCTCGCCGTGCTCGCCGCCCTTCGCGACAACCCGGGGTTCCTGTCCGTCGATGCGACCCGCGTGGGTGTCGGCGGTGCATCGGCGGGCGCGAGCATCGCCGCCAGCGTCGCGCTGCGCGTGCGTGCGGACGGCGGGTTCGCACTCCTCCACCAAGCCTTGGAGGTGCCCGCCCTCGCCCTGCGCCCGATGGGGGAGTCAGCCGCCCTGTACGCGCGCGGGTACGGGCTGGACGGGTACGAGCAACTGGGGGCGCTCTATCTCCCCGATCCGAGCCCGCCGGACGCCTATGCCGAGCCCGCTCTACTGACGGATCCGATGGATCTGCGGGGACTGCCCGAGACCTGGATCCAGGTAGCCGAACACGATCCGCTGCGAGACGCGGCACTGACCTTCGCGGAGGCTCTGCGACGCGCCAATGTACCCGTCACCGTCGAGGTCGGCGAGGGCCACGTTCACGGATCGCCGGGACTGACCGCCGTGTTCGAACCCGCCCGCCGCTGGCAGCGCCACCTCGCCGCTACCCTCCGCCGCGCCTACCACCCCGCTACCTGA
- a CDS encoding MFS transporter → MAWFGVTFALGTISGASIPKALAYLDDAGKATNLSVIAAIGGVVIIVTTPLFGRLSDRTMSRAGMRKPWLVGGTLVAVVGVVILSTTQGVAWTIIGWVTVQTGFSATNMVIHALLADQISARIRARVAAAAGVATGLGLIIGAQVMAMLPNDAQWTWFAVPGLVGALLSVVMIFSFRDIVRTERAPRMRWADVVSTYWLNPLRYRDFFWAWACRFLVTMSITAISTYLLFLILDRLDIPIEDASGVQAMALLIFSVGNIVTAILFGWISDRTGRRKMIVLASSLLSAAGLAIAMIAPDVGVFLLGIGIVGAAQGAYVSVDVALMTEVLPSFAEAGKDLGIVALSYQIPQLLIPILALPLLAAAGGSYDLFFIAAIVLAIVGGLAVIPIRSVR, encoded by the coding sequence TTGGCGTGGTTCGGCGTCACCTTCGCGCTGGGCACGATCAGCGGTGCCTCCATACCCAAAGCCCTCGCCTACCTCGACGATGCCGGCAAGGCCACGAACCTGTCCGTGATCGCCGCGATCGGGGGGGTCGTCATCATCGTGACGACGCCGTTGTTCGGACGGCTCTCCGACCGGACCATGTCTCGCGCCGGGATGCGTAAGCCCTGGCTGGTCGGCGGCACCCTCGTGGCGGTCGTCGGCGTCGTCATCCTCTCCACCACACAGGGGGTGGCGTGGACGATCATCGGGTGGGTGACGGTGCAGACCGGATTCAGTGCCACCAACATGGTCATCCATGCCCTCCTCGCCGATCAGATATCGGCCCGCATCCGTGCGCGCGTCGCCGCTGCCGCGGGGGTGGCCACCGGGCTCGGGCTGATCATCGGCGCGCAGGTCATGGCGATGCTGCCCAACGACGCCCAATGGACGTGGTTCGCGGTCCCCGGGCTTGTCGGCGCGTTGCTCAGCGTGGTGATGATCTTCAGCTTCCGCGACATCGTCCGCACCGAGCGCGCTCCCCGCATGCGGTGGGCCGACGTGGTGTCCACCTACTGGCTGAACCCGCTGCGGTATCGCGACTTCTTCTGGGCGTGGGCATGCCGGTTCCTGGTAACAATGTCCATCACCGCCATCTCCACCTACCTGCTCTTCCTCATCCTCGACCGCCTGGACATCCCCATCGAGGACGCCTCTGGTGTGCAGGCGATGGCACTTCTCATCTTCAGCGTCGGCAACATCGTCACGGCGATCTTGTTCGGCTGGATCTCCGACCGCACCGGAAGACGCAAGATGATCGTTCTTGCCTCGAGTCTGTTGAGTGCAGCGGGGCTGGCGATCGCGATGATCGCCCCTGACGTCGGTGTGTTTCTCCTTGGCATCGGGATCGTCGGAGCCGCGCAGGGCGCGTACGTCTCGGTCGATGTCGCCCTGATGACCGAGGTGCTGCCCAGTTTTGCCGAGGCCGGCAAAGACCTCGGAATCGTCGCCCTGTCCTACCAGATCCCGCAACTCCTGATCCCCATTCTGGCTCTACCTCTCCTCGCTGCAGCGGGAGGCAGTTACGACCTGTTCTTCATCGCTGCGATCGTCCTGGCGATCGTCGGCGGGCTCGCTGTCATCCCTATCCGCTCGGTTCGCTGA
- a CDS encoding TetR/AcrR family transcriptional regulator — protein sequence MPTDDRPALTAKGRRSRDAILHAATGRFEADGFERTTIRAIATDAGIDPAMVVRYFASKERLFVEATTPTIDIPHAEAVDARDLGAALARHAIELWGSENPGRALRILLRASAHDPQAAARVRSIFESQVRPFLPPGGQDAALRAGMVSSLIMGFAFSRYVVQLPPLVDADDDALANGLALALQAVLDAP from the coding sequence GTGCCCACTGACGACAGACCCGCGCTCACTGCCAAAGGCAGACGCTCACGCGACGCGATCCTCCACGCAGCCACCGGCCGCTTCGAAGCCGATGGCTTCGAACGAACCACCATCCGCGCGATCGCCACCGACGCCGGGATCGATCCCGCGATGGTGGTGCGCTACTTCGCCAGTAAGGAACGCCTGTTCGTCGAAGCGACCACGCCGACGATCGACATCCCCCACGCCGAAGCCGTCGATGCGCGCGATCTCGGGGCAGCCCTCGCGCGTCACGCCATCGAGCTGTGGGGCAGCGAGAACCCGGGCCGGGCACTGCGCATTCTGCTGCGCGCGTCCGCACACGATCCTCAGGCCGCGGCCCGCGTGCGCTCGATCTTCGAGAGCCAGGTGCGTCCCTTCCTTCCCCCCGGCGGACAGGATGCCGCGCTGCGGGCGGGCATGGTCAGCTCGCTGATCATGGGCTTCGCGTTCAGCCGATACGTCGTTCAGTTGCCGCCTCTCGTCGATGCCGACGACGACGCGTTGGCGAATGGACTCGCCCTCGCTCTGCAGGCCGTGCTGGACGCACCGTGA